The proteins below come from a single Oxyura jamaicensis isolate SHBP4307 breed ruddy duck chromosome 1, BPBGC_Ojam_1.0, whole genome shotgun sequence genomic window:
- the TMEM140 gene encoding transmembrane protein 140 isoform X2 produces MGSLVKQKLAGGYWGQPTIRREEQVSRYTKLPARGARTATAGILTAAPTMVSRERVGTVMGLLQLRCTGHLLCALTLLEAAGALASMLYALLWEAGNLVDLPYKRIGFYNFCLWNKTAGELQCLEHHDLQMMGINMLGIVLARVCVYTCLVFCIFYPIFIANVKCTEEAKGWKVILIILIIKMIILSGGLGMFLLQTSEWIQPSDFTGGFLALVVTQALLLLQIFTVTMYLSWVKNTYLC; encoded by the exons ATGGGTAGCCT TGTGAAGCAGAAGCTCGCAGGAGGGTACTGGGGACAGCCCACGATTCGGAGAGAGGAACAGGTCAGCAGATATACCAAGCTACCAGCAAGAGGAGCAAGGACAGCAACTGCAG GAATCCTCACGGCAGCCCCCACCATGGTATCAAGAGAGCGTGTGGGCACTGTGATGGGTCTGCTGCAGCTGAGGTGCACAGGGCACCTGCTCTGTGCACTGACTCTCCTTGAGGCTGCTGGGGCCTTGGCCTCGATGCTCTACGCGCTGCTGTGGGAAGCTGGGAACCTGGTCGACCTCCCTTACAAACGCATCGGCTTTTACAACTTCTGCCTGTGGAACAAGacagctggggagctgcagtgcctggagcaccatGATCTGCAAATGATGGGCATCAACATGCTGGGAATAGTACTTGCCAGGGTTTGTGTCTATACCTGCCTggtcttctgcattttctaccccatttttattgcaaatgtgAAGTGCACAGAGGAGGCAAAGGGCTGGAAGGTGATCCTTATCATACTCATCATCAAGATGATAATCCTGTCTGGAGGCCTGGGTATGTTTCTCCTCCAAACCTCAGAATGGATTCAACCCTCTGATTTCACTGGGGGCTTTCTGGCACTGGTTGTGACTCAGGCTCTGCTACTGCTCCAGATTTTCACTGTCACTATGTACCTCAGCTGGGTCAAGAACACGTATCTATGTTGA
- the TMEM140 gene encoding transmembrane protein 140 isoform X1, translated as MGSLVKQKLAGGYWGQPTIRREEQVSRYTKLPARGARTATAAGILTAAPTMVSRERVGTVMGLLQLRCTGHLLCALTLLEAAGALASMLYALLWEAGNLVDLPYKRIGFYNFCLWNKTAGELQCLEHHDLQMMGINMLGIVLARVCVYTCLVFCIFYPIFIANVKCTEEAKGWKVILIILIIKMIILSGGLGMFLLQTSEWIQPSDFTGGFLALVVTQALLLLQIFTVTMYLSWVKNTYLC; from the exons ATGGGTAGCCT TGTGAAGCAGAAGCTCGCAGGAGGGTACTGGGGACAGCCCACGATTCGGAGAGAGGAACAGGTCAGCAGATATACCAAGCTACCAGCAAGAGGAGCAAGGACAGCAACTGCAG CAGGAATCCTCACGGCAGCCCCCACCATGGTATCAAGAGAGCGTGTGGGCACTGTGATGGGTCTGCTGCAGCTGAGGTGCACAGGGCACCTGCTCTGTGCACTGACTCTCCTTGAGGCTGCTGGGGCCTTGGCCTCGATGCTCTACGCGCTGCTGTGGGAAGCTGGGAACCTGGTCGACCTCCCTTACAAACGCATCGGCTTTTACAACTTCTGCCTGTGGAACAAGacagctggggagctgcagtgcctggagcaccatGATCTGCAAATGATGGGCATCAACATGCTGGGAATAGTACTTGCCAGGGTTTGTGTCTATACCTGCCTggtcttctgcattttctaccccatttttattgcaaatgtgAAGTGCACAGAGGAGGCAAAGGGCTGGAAGGTGATCCTTATCATACTCATCATCAAGATGATAATCCTGTCTGGAGGCCTGGGTATGTTTCTCCTCCAAACCTCAGAATGGATTCAACCCTCTGATTTCACTGGGGGCTTTCTGGCACTGGTTGTGACTCAGGCTCTGCTACTGCTCCAGATTTTCACTGTCACTATGTACCTCAGCTGGGTCAAGAACACGTATCTATGTTGA